The region GGACGTCAGGTCGCGCCAGAAGGGCCGCCTCATGCACGACGGTGCGCGCCTTGACGGTCGCCATCACCTGGGCCTCGGCGGTGGTCGCCAAGATCAGGAAATGCGAGACGGCCTCTACGGGGAGGCTCCCCAAGGCGGCGGCGGCCTCTTTGCTGTCCCGGGTGTGGGTCCCGCACGAGTAGTAGAGGTGAACAATCCGCTGCAAGATCGCCTCGGAGGCGTTCACCGGGGCATTCTGGGAAATCAAGATCGCCCCTTTGAACGGTGGCTCGTAGGTGTCGTTGCCGCCGTTGCGCACCCCGCGGGCCCGCGAGGCGCGACCGTTGTACGCGGTTTTCAGTTCGTCCCAGTCAAACTGGCGCTGGCGCAAGCCATCCTCTTTGCCGTCGCGGTCACTTTCGATCAGCGACACGGGCAGGTTGGAGACTTGGGAAAAAATGCGGGCTCGCGCTGCCAGGGTTGCTTTGTTGGGGTCGAAGCCTTCGTAAGAGTCGCGCCCCATGAGCTTCCACAGAAACTCGATAAGGGTCGATTTGCCCGAGCCGGCCTCGCCGACGATTTCCAGGAAGGGGAAGGATTTATGAAGGCCCCGGATTTGTTCGGCGAACAGGCTGCCCAAGAAAAAGGCGGTAGCGACCAGACCCTTTGCCCCAAAAGCGCGGTAGAGAAGGTCGGTCCACTCCGGGCGGTAGTCGGCGCGGCGGCCGATATTCAGGGACACGGCCCCGCTCAAGGTTTTGAGGTAGATGTTACGACCGATCTCGAAGAAGTCCTCTTCGTTGATCGGGATCACTTTTCCCTTATGCACTGCGAGGTCGGGGAAGATATATGTTTGGTGTTCGTTCGAGTAGCCGATGAAGTCGATAGTTTCCACCGTCGCCACGTCGCGCAAGGAGTGCTGGAGGATCCAGTTCAGGTGGTCGGTAACGCCGGAGTACACGGCGCCATTAGCCGATAAGAGCCGCTTTTTAAACTCGGAAGCGGTCGCCAGTTGCGGTCCGGTAAAGGTGAGTTTTCGGTTTTTGCGCTCATCTCCTTGGAGGACGGCGGCATAATACCAACTTTCGTCCGTGCTTTCCCGCTTTTGGAAATAGAGGAAGCGGACTTCGCAGTTGATAATCTCCTTGACCTTGGCGCAACTTCGGGCGGCTTCGATCTTTGCTTCGTCTTCCTCCTGGCCATTTGCGACCAAGATGGTGGTCATCGCTTGGAGCTCATCGGCCGAGAGGGACCACCACCACGTCTTGCGACCATGCTCCACGGCGAAACCGGACGACGGGCGGCGGCGCCAGACCAGCAGACCTTTCTCGAGCGGGCTCTCGGCCAGGAGCAAGGCCCCCTGGTGGCGAGCGTCGTCCAAGCCTTTCTCGTCCAGACCCTCGGCCAGCAGCAGGTCGTTCCAGTCGGTTTTCCGCCGTCCCTTTTGGGGCACCAGGGCGGCTTCGCAGGTCCAGCCGTCGGCCTTGGCCCGCGCCACGTGCTTGCGGATGGCGCTAAGCCCGGCTTTGTCGTTGTCGAGCGCCCATACCAGGGTCACCCCCGGGGGGAGGCTCGCAAGGCTCTTGGAGGGGTAGTTGGAACACGAGAGGGTGGCCACCGCCTTGAGGCCCGCCTTGCGCAAGGAGAGCGCATCAATGCAGCCCTCGGCCAGCCAAAGCGTGTCCCCTGGGGTCAGGGTTAAGTCGGGGGGAGCCCACCAGAGGCCTTGAAAAGACCCATGAAAATGGGCCCGTCGCTCCTCGACCTCTCCATCGTCGCCGGTGATCCGAACGACATCGATGAGCCGTTCCATCCACACGCCCGGCGCCACATCGAACAGGACCGTGGCGGTGCGTCGGTCGCCGCGTGGGTGAGCAAAGGACCCCTGCCGATAGCACCCGGCCACGGCCAACGGCGAGAGGCCGCGCACGAAGTCCAGGTAGGCCTCGGCCGTCGCGTTGGGCCGCTCGGAGGTGGCCGGAAAACGCTCGTTGAACCGTCCGAAGGCGTCGGGGAACAGTTCCTTGGTCGGGGCCGACCAACCGCACCGGTTCAAGCGGCCGCACCGGACCACCCAGGGCGCCAGGGCGTTGACGTACAGCTCCTTGTGGCCGCACCCGGGACACACGCCCTTGCGCAGCCACTCCCCTTCCGCCTGCATTTTGTAGTCGGTCTTGAGCCGGGCAACGACCTCGGCCCGCACATCGTCGCGCATCTCGGTGGTCATGGCGCCCCCTCCTCGGCTGGGGGGAGGGGCACAACACCGGCCAGCGTAAACACGCGGTAGCGGGCGCGGGTCGCCAAATGCTCCAGTTGGCCGGTAACCTCCAGCAGTTCACCGGCCAACTGGGGCTCATCGGACAGCCGAGCAGCGGCCAAGGTGCGCAGGCTGTCGCAGACACCGGCCAGGGCGTCGGCGGCAGCAAGGCATTCGGTCAAGGACTCAAAGGGGACGCGGACGAGGCTCATGACCGGCCTCCCGCGCGCGAGGCAGTCTGAGAGAAGGCAAAGGGGGAGGGTTCGGGCACACGAGGCCCGTTGTCGCCCAGGCAAGCCATGGCGAAACTCCTTCGATCATCGTTGCGCAGAGCGCAGCGGAAGTTTTCGAGGCTCGCCGCTGGCGCCCAGGGCTCGAAAACACGTCGAAGGTCGTGCCCGCACGTCTTTAGGCTCGCGCCTTGGACATGCACGTGCGGACCCTGGGCATAGCGAGAAACGCCATGCTGTCGGGAGGCGTCACCGCCTTCGATATGCGGGTTTTCGAGGCCCGTATCGCTAAGGGTACGGCGGGACGCGGTGGGCGTCAAGCGGGGAAATGTATCTTGGCGTGATACATATATCTTGTTATTTGTATCACAGCATGATACAAAAAGAACCAAGCAAGACGGGAGAACGCGATGATCCGCAGCTTCAAAGGCAAACTGGCTCGGGCGGTGTGGGAAGGCCAGGCCACCAAGGGCTTTCCGGCGGACCTGCTTCACCCGGCTCAACGCAAACTGATCATGCTTGCGGCGGCCATTGATCTCAACACCTTGCGCCAACCGCCGGGCAATCGCCTGGAAGCCCTGAAGGGGAACCGGAAGGGACAGCACAGTATTCGCATCAACGATCAGTGGCGCATTTGCTTTCGTTGGGGCGATGGCGCCGCCGAAGACGTTGAAATCGTCGATTATCACTAAGGAGAACCAATCATGGCCGGTCCCGTTATCCACCCCGGGGAAGTGCTGCGCGAGGAATTCCTGGTCCCCCTGGGCCTGAGTGCTGGCGCTGCGGCGAAGGCGTGCCATGTGCCACGCACCCGCATTGAGCGGTTGGTCGCGGAAAAGACCCCGATCACGGCCGACACCGCGTTGCGCCTGGGCCGCCTGCTGGGCACCGGGCCGGAATTCTGGATGAACATGCAGGTGCTTTACGATCTGGCCGTTGCCGAGCGGGCAACGCCAGACCTTGACGACATCACCCCCGTGGAGCGGGCGGCTTAAGGGGAGGTTGGCTTGGGGGCCAAGGCCGCGTGAGGGGAAAGTTTTAACCATCAACAGGGCTGAAACGACTCGATTTCCTGTCCCAGCCGAGGCATCCTGCCCCCGTACACCGGGAACGGGAGAATTTCGATGGAGGATGGGTTCGCGGCGGCCATGGACCATGTGGCGCAAGGAAAGTCCCGAGGGCTGCGTCTCGATCTGGAACCTGAGGGGTTGCAGCCCTCGTTTTTGATCGGTCTGACATTCGGGATGCTCTACGCCGATCCCCTGGGGATCTTGTCCCGAAGATGGGTCACGATCCGCCAGTTGGAGGGGGACCCCCCGGAAAAGTTCATGACCTTCTGCTGGCACAAGCACGCAGCCCGCTCGTTTCGCTTCGAGCGCGTCTATGACGTCTTTGATACCAACGGAGAGGTGTTGGCAGGGCGCACCTTCTTCGGTCGCTACGGCTTGCGCATCAAGATCATGGATCCCTATCCGGCTGGTCCGTCTCCGAAAGCCCCTTCTGTTGACCGGGTGAGCGTGGCACGCCGTGGAAGGCCGTACAAAAACGAAGTCTATGTTTCCCCTTAGAGGATGGAGCCCCTTATGTCTCTGATAAAAAAACGACAAACATTGTTCGGTTTTGCATATTTTATTTGTTTTATCGCCTTTGCTTCTAACTCCCATGCCGATGTTGGAGTTTCTAGAGATGTATTCATTGATAAATTCACCCCAATCGGCTTCTCTTTTGAAAAGGGTTCTGATGTAAAAGGGGCCGAGAACTGGGTTGGTAACGGAAAAGATAGCGTCATCCAATTGATCGGTCCCAAGAAAGATCTTGGTGAGGTTTCCTTGATGCAAGCTTTTGATCAGGATAAAGAGCGTAACCTCCATAAGTTCATCGTGGCCATGTCTTTTGTGAATATTGTTGTCCCTAGTTGGGATGTTAAAGAAATGAGGGCGTGGCTTGCTCAAGCTATTAAAGAGCAAGGTGGGAAAGAAATAAGAGATGGAAAGGAGATTTCCATGACAGTTGTTAAGGAAATGGGAATGACCACCATCACGATCTCTCCTGTCCACTAACCGTATCATCTCAACACCATACTACCGGCGAATGGGGGATAGCGCGTCTGGAAGAGACGCGCAGAGAGAAGGGTGCAAGACGCGGATGACGGTGATTTGCGCCTTGAAGGAGCACAGGCAGTCCGGGTTTGAGCACCGGTAGGTGACTTCGCGCACGATCTCCGTGAGTTGCTCGGTCTTGACGGTGCGGGCCAAGGTGCGGCACGCCGGGCAGGCCGTGCGGGCCCCATCGTAGGGAGGGCGTCTGTTTTCGAGCATGGGCTTTTGCGAGATCATGGAGCCTGTTCCTTAAGGGGGCGCTGGGCCGAACGGGCCGGGCGCTTCAGGGAGCCATCGGGGTTGAAGTGCTCTGGAAACAGGACACCCGGTGCCACATCGACCGCCTGGGCCATTCGCGCCATGAGAGGCCGGGAGCGGCGACCCTGAGCGGCCACGCACACGGCCGCCGGCGAGACGCCTTCTTCCCGGGCCAGCGCCGTAAAACTCAGACCCTTCTCCTTTAGTTGGAAGAGGATCCAGGCGCGCCGCAGGCGTGGACTCTGTGGTATGACGGTTACAGTTTTAATCACCATGACCTCACCATGTCCCGTTTTTGGGGAGCGAGCAACCCCGATTATGGGACATAGAGGCGATTTTTGCCACAGGCTCGCCTCACTCCCGCCGTGGACTCGGCGGAAGTTTAGAACCAACACGAAAAGGGAGGTTTTTCCACCCCATGCCAACCCCAGGTCCTTTCCGGCTCGCTTTGGCCGTGCGACTGCGGGAGGTGGAAACCCGCTTGGGCAGTCAAGCCCGGGTCTGTGAGGTGGCCGGTGTGGGCCGATCAACCTGGGCCCGGTGGGTTGCGGGCGAGAGCGACCCTGGTTTCGAGGCGCTGTCTCGTCTTGCCGTTGCGGCAAAGGTAAGTTTGGATTGGCTGGCAACGGGGAGCGATCAGCAGGGCGGTGGGGGGTCTTGTCCCAAAAACGGGACAGATCCCAGCCCCTCTCCCCCGACCTTGGACGAGGCCTTTCTGGCTCATGTCGCTGATGGCATCGCCTCGGTCTATGCCGAGGAAGCGGCCCGGCTGTCCCCTCGTGACCTGGGCCGCCTCTCGGGCCGTCTCGTCAACGACCTCGTTGGGACCTATAGCGACCCCGTCGAGCGGGAGGTGGGCTTGCGAGTGCTGTTGACGCGCTTGCGCCAGGACCTCCGCGCCGCCCCCGACAGCCCCGAGGCTCGTAAACACTCGGCCTGAGGTTGGTGCGTCCCTAGGGTGTGCGATCAATCAGAACAAGAAAATCCCGTCAAGAGAGCTTTTCCATCAGATTGATCGGGAATGGCCGTGCCGCTCCACCGATGCCGGGACGCCCACCGGAAAAGAGTTACCTCGGTTACCTCCGGGGCGAGACCACTTTAACCGTTTGATAAAAAACGTTTTTTTCGTAACTCGGACAGAGACACTTGGGGTTACCTCCTAGGGGGTAATTCAGTTACGTCTCTGTTTTTATTGCATATTTTATTTTGGAAAAGTGCCTTTCAAAAACGGTTACCTCGTAACCCGAAAGTGCCCTTTTGGTAACGGAAATATCTCTTTTATATCAATAAGGTAACTTAGGTAACTCTTTTCCGGTGGGCGTCCCGGCATCTTTGGAAGTTACGCGCCATGCGTGTACACCCCCCTGTACCGAGGTTTTCCGTGCTTAGGGTTCTTCGGGAGCGGCGCTCTCGGCCGACAGTGAGGTGGTATAGCCACCGCTCCCATCAACAGCGTGGGTCACTTCATGCACCCACCACTCGACCGCATCGAGCTCGGGTCTAAAGCCGGCAACGCGAAACGTCTGCCCGGCCACCACATCAGCACGCCCCCGCGCCAGAGAGAGGCGCAGGGACATTTGCGAGCGCTGCAACGCTGCCCAATGAGCCTCTGCGGCTGCCTTGGCCTCGGCTTCGCTGGGGTAGGTCTTTTTGAGGGTCTTGGGCTGCTTCTCGGCT is a window of Pararhodospirillum photometricum DSM 122 DNA encoding:
- a CDS encoding helix-turn-helix domain-containing protein: MPTPGPFRLALAVRLREVETRLGSQARVCEVAGVGRSTWARWVAGESDPGFEALSRLAVAAKVSLDWLATGSDQQGGGGSCPKNGTDPSPSPPTLDEAFLAHVADGIASVYAEEAARLSPRDLGRLSGRLVNDLVGTYSDPVEREVGLRVLLTRLRQDLRAAPDSPEARKHSA
- a CDS encoding HigA family addiction module antitoxin; this encodes MAGPVIHPGEVLREEFLVPLGLSAGAAAKACHVPRTRIERLVAEKTPITADTALRLGRLLGTGPEFWMNMQVLYDLAVAERATPDLDDITPVERAA
- a CDS encoding toprim domain-containing protein; translation: MTTEMRDDVRAEVVARLKTDYKMQAEGEWLRKGVCPGCGHKELYVNALAPWVVRCGRLNRCGWSAPTKELFPDAFGRFNERFPATSERPNATAEAYLDFVRGLSPLAVAGCYRQGSFAHPRGDRRTATVLFDVAPGVWMERLIDVVRITGDDGEVEERRAHFHGSFQGLWWAPPDLTLTPGDTLWLAEGCIDALSLRKAGLKAVATLSCSNYPSKSLASLPPGVTLVWALDNDKAGLSAIRKHVARAKADGWTCEAALVPQKGRRKTDWNDLLLAEGLDEKGLDDARHQGALLLAESPLEKGLLVWRRRPSSGFAVEHGRKTWWWSLSADELQAMTTILVANGQEEDEAKIEAARSCAKVKEIINCEVRFLYFQKRESTDESWYYAAVLQGDERKNRKLTFTGPQLATASEFKKRLLSANGAVYSGVTDHLNWILQHSLRDVATVETIDFIGYSNEHQTYIFPDLAVHKGKVIPINEEDFFEIGRNIYLKTLSGAVSLNIGRRADYRPEWTDLLYRAFGAKGLVATAFFLGSLFAEQIRGLHKSFPFLEIVGEAGSGKSTLIEFLWKLMGRDSYEGFDPNKATLAARARIFSQVSNLPVSLIESDRDGKEDGLRQRQFDWDELKTAYNGRASRARGVRNGGNDTYEPPFKGAILISQNAPVNASEAILQRIVHLYYSCGTHTRDSKEAAAALGSLPVEAVSHFLILATTAEAQVMATVKARTVVHEAALLARPDVRSNRLAKNHAQIMALVEALGTLVGLPESWVAETLDTLSVATAERQQAVASDHPVVEEFWELLDWLGLSMVNHSRDPGLLAINLNMVVELAGRSSQAMPPLIDLKRHLKGSRTRRFIAIKTVNSCLDDFVDKRVKCWVFEKGVPS
- a CDS encoding ogr/Delta-like zinc finger family protein; translated protein: MISQKPMLENRRPPYDGARTACPACRTLARTVKTEQLTEIVREVTYRCSNPDCLCSFKAQITVIRVLHPSLCASLPDALSPIRR
- a CDS encoding helix-turn-helix domain-containing protein, which produces MVIKTVTVIPQSPRLRRAWILFQLKEKGLSFTALAREEGVSPAAVCVAAQGRRSRPLMARMAQAVDVAPGVLFPEHFNPDGSLKRPARSAQRPLKEQAP
- a CDS encoding type II toxin-antitoxin system RelE/ParE family toxin, which translates into the protein MIRSFKGKLARAVWEGQATKGFPADLLHPAQRKLIMLAAAIDLNTLRQPPGNRLEALKGNRKGQHSIRINDQWRICFRWGDGAAEDVEIVDYH